From the Bacteroidia bacterium genome, one window contains:
- a CDS encoding histidine kinase: MKRQRIKSDELRDLIVDSGFANKDVSPQDLDFKDLMRFRVNNILLVSSRYDFYTLVDDGQLTEAIFSEYLELNLHYAPSITRVYSGEAALDALDNSRFDLVITMMRLGDMRLKDFVAALKAQHPDLPVALLGYQSRELQILISQGAVDKFDRVFIWSGDRKLFLAIIKLLEDLVNARTDCMEFGVRAILLVEDSPQFYSSYLPLIYTELIKQGQMLIEEGKNFAEKLLRQRARPKILHAINFEEAWRYFHKYRHELLGIITDIKFPINGVEDEKAGLKFIQRVRVKSPELPVLVQSSREDLREEIAILNAAFSNKNSRILLQEVREFMLNNFGFGDFIFRMPDGTELDRARTLRQLRQKMRIMPEESIRYHASRDHFSNWLMARTRFRLAQEIKPVKITEFKTTEELRQYILTKIDELVLHDERGLIADFSHEEVDSRSTFLRIGRGSLGGKARGLAFIDTILKNYLHPSYFPTMRIKIPRSVILCTEVFAQFMEANQLLPQVVQNISDEEIVDLFMQARFPQSVEEDLRAIVLRNTQPLAVRSSSLLEDTLYQPFAGIYATVMLPNSNDDPYIRFKELEQAIKYVYASTYLRGAKNYIEATGHRLEEEQMAVIIQEMVGRKYDNYYYPHYSGVARSYNYYPFGDARQADGIVNLAVGLGKTIVEGGVSTQFCPVFPTIQPQFATRKDYYANSQKKFYAVDLNAEPLKQKPSEDENLALLDLKIAEQHGTLDYAASTYCTEDDTLYEGTFRKGLRVTNFAPILQSEFIPLAKILRLLMHLCETAMNCPVEIEFAGTLGESFDDIAEFDFLQVRPMVKEEGSVDLDEAHIAASDVLLWSDKVLGNGVYRLRDIVYVKPDSFESARTQEMANEIAEINKGLVAEHTPYLLIGPGRWGSADPWLGIPVRFTSIAGAHAVVETSLPNMLPDPSQGSHFFQNLTSFHIAYFTTRHYNEKHTIDWDWLNAQEGVTETQWIRHVRLPEDLEIRVDGQTGHGVILKRLQVVED, translated from the coding sequence ATGAAACGCCAGCGAATAAAAAGCGACGAACTCCGCGATCTTATCGTTGATTCCGGTTTTGCCAATAAGGATGTCAGTCCGCAGGACCTGGACTTCAAGGATCTGATGCGCTTCCGTGTCAACAATATCCTGCTCGTGTCGAGTCGCTACGACTTCTATACGCTCGTGGATGACGGACAGCTGACAGAGGCCATCTTCAGCGAGTATCTGGAACTGAACCTGCATTACGCACCATCCATTACCCGCGTCTACTCCGGTGAGGCCGCGCTCGATGCGCTCGACAACAGCCGCTTCGATCTGGTCATCACGATGATGCGCCTCGGCGATATGCGACTCAAGGATTTTGTCGCCGCACTCAAGGCACAGCACCCCGATCTGCCCGTAGCCCTGCTGGGCTATCAGAGCAGGGAACTGCAAATCCTGATCAGCCAGGGCGCGGTGGACAAATTCGACCGCGTGTTCATATGGTCCGGCGACAGAAAGCTCTTCCTCGCCATTATCAAGTTGCTGGAGGACCTGGTCAACGCGCGCACCGATTGCATGGAGTTCGGCGTTCGCGCGATTCTGCTCGTCGAAGATTCGCCGCAATTCTATTCGTCGTATCTGCCACTGATTTATACCGAGCTCATCAAGCAGGGGCAGATGCTTATCGAGGAGGGGAAGAATTTCGCGGAAAAGCTGCTACGTCAGCGCGCCCGGCCGAAGATTCTTCACGCGATCAATTTCGAGGAGGCATGGCGCTATTTCCACAAGTACCGGCACGAGCTGCTCGGCATCATCACCGATATCAAATTTCCGATCAACGGTGTGGAGGATGAAAAAGCGGGCCTCAAGTTTATTCAGCGCGTCCGCGTGAAAAGTCCGGAACTTCCGGTTCTCGTGCAGTCATCCAGGGAGGATTTGCGGGAAGAAATCGCCATTCTGAATGCCGCCTTCTCGAATAAAAACTCCCGTATTCTGCTGCAGGAAGTGCGGGAGTTCATGCTGAACAACTTCGGCTTCGGCGATTTCATTTTCCGCATGCCCGATGGGACTGAGCTGGACCGCGCCCGGACGCTGCGGCAACTGCGGCAGAAGATGCGCATCATGCCGGAAGAGTCCATCCGGTATCACGCTTCACGAGACCATTTCAGCAATTGGCTTATGGCCAGGACGCGATTCCGGCTCGCACAGGAGATCAAACCGGTCAAAATCACGGAGTTCAAAACCACAGAGGAACTGCGACAGTACATCCTCACCAAGATCGACGAACTGGTGTTGCACGATGAGAGGGGACTGATAGCGGATTTCTCGCACGAGGAAGTCGATTCCCGATCTACCTTCCTGCGCATCGGCCGTGGCTCACTCGGTGGCAAGGCGCGTGGTCTGGCTTTCATCGATACGATTCTGAAGAATTATCTGCATCCATCGTATTTCCCGACCATGCGCATCAAAATTCCGCGATCCGTGATTCTCTGCACGGAGGTGTTCGCGCAATTCATGGAAGCGAACCAGCTGCTGCCGCAGGTGGTGCAGAACATATCCGATGAGGAGATTGTGGACTTGTTCATGCAGGCGCGTTTCCCGCAGAGCGTCGAGGAGGATTTGCGTGCCATCGTGCTGCGCAACACCCAACCCCTCGCGGTGCGTTCTTCCAGTCTGTTGGAAGATACACTCTATCAGCCCTTTGCGGGTATATACGCCACAGTGATGCTTCCCAACAGCAATGACGATCCGTACATCCGCTTCAAGGAACTCGAGCAGGCAATCAAATACGTCTATGCGTCCACCTACCTTCGCGGAGCCAAGAATTACATCGAGGCGACGGGGCATCGTCTCGAAGAAGAGCAGATGGCCGTCATCATTCAGGAAATGGTCGGCAGAAAATACGACAACTACTATTACCCGCATTATTCCGGCGTGGCGCGTTCGTACAATTACTATCCCTTCGGAGACGCACGGCAGGCGGACGGCATCGTGAATCTCGCCGTGGGACTGGGCAAGACCATTGTCGAGGGGGGCGTCAGTACGCAGTTCTGTCCCGTGTTCCCGACAATTCAACCGCAGTTCGCGACGCGAAAGGATTACTATGCCAATTCGCAGAAAAAATTCTATGCAGTGGATTTGAACGCCGAGCCGTTGAAGCAGAAGCCCAGTGAAGACGAAAATCTCGCACTGCTCGACCTCAAGATCGCCGAGCAGCATGGGACGCTCGACTACGCGGCGTCCACCTACTGTACCGAGGACGACACGCTGTATGAGGGCACCTTCAGAAAAGGCCTGCGCGTCACGAATTTTGCCCCGATTCTGCAATCCGAATTTATTCCTCTCGCAAAAATTCTGCGTCTCCTGATGCACTTGTGCGAGACGGCGATGAACTGCCCTGTCGAGATTGAGTTCGCAGGCACGTTGGGTGAGAGTTTCGACGACATTGCGGAATTCGATTTCCTCCAGGTACGCCCCATGGTGAAGGAAGAGGGCAGTGTGGATCTCGACGAGGCGCATATCGCCGCCTCGGACGTTCTGCTGTGGAGCGATAAGGTGCTGGGGAACGGCGTGTATCGTCTGCGGGATATCGTGTATGTGAAGCCGGACTCCTTCGAGAGCGCAAGAACGCAGGAGATGGCGAATGAGATCGCCGAAATCAACAAAGGATTGGTTGCGGAGCATACACCCTATCTGCTCATAGGGCCTGGTCGCTGGGGTTCAGCCGATCCCTGGCTCGGGATTCCCGTTCGATTCACCAGCATCGCCGGCGCTCACGCGGTGGTGGAAACTTCTCTGCCCAACATGCTGCCCGACCCTTCGCAGGGCTCGCATTTCTTCCAGAATCTCACGTCCTTCCACATCGCGTACTTCACGACAAGGCACTATAACGAGAAACACACTATCGACTGGGACTGGCTGAACGCGCAAGAAGGGGTGACGGAAACGCAGTGGATACGTCATGTCCGTCTGCCCGAAGATCTGGAAATTCGCGTGGACGGACAGACCGGACACGGCGTCATTCTGAAGCGGCTGCAGGTCGTGGAGGACTGA
- the gdhA gene encoding NADP-specific glutamate dehydrogenase yields MSSALNDFMQEVKAKNPGEAEFHQAVEEVVETLMPVLDKHPEYRKAKILERIVEPERTIMFRVPWVADNGEVRVNRGYRVEFNSAIGPYKGGLRFHPSVTLSILKFLGFEQIFKNSLTTLPMGGGKGGSDFDPKFKSKNEIMRFCQSYMSELFRHIGPNTDVPAGDIGVGGQEIGFMFGQYKKLRNSFDGVLTGKGLTWGGSLIRPEATGFGVTYFAQEMLKTKGQSFEGKTVALSGFGNVAWGAAIKVTELGGKVVTLSGPDGYVFDPAGISGEKIEYMLELRASNQDIVEPYAERFGCEFVAGKRPWEVKCDVALPCATQNELDGKDAQTLLDNGCICVCEGANMPSTPEAMKLFIDHKILYGPAKAANAGGVATSGLEMTQNSIRMSWSREEVDTHLHRIMTNIHQSCLDAASNYGAPGNYVAGANIAGFVKVADAMMAQGIV; encoded by the coding sequence ATGTCAAGCGCACTGAACGACTTCATGCAGGAAGTCAAGGCCAAGAATCCTGGAGAGGCCGAGTTCCACCAGGCAGTGGAAGAAGTTGTCGAAACTCTCATGCCGGTGCTGGACAAGCACCCGGAGTACCGCAAGGCGAAAATTCTCGAACGCATCGTCGAACCCGAGAGGACCATCATGTTCCGCGTCCCCTGGGTGGCGGATAACGGCGAAGTACGGGTCAACCGCGGATATCGCGTCGAGTTCAACAGCGCCATCGGTCCGTACAAGGGTGGTCTCCGCTTCCACCCCAGCGTGACGCTGAGCATTCTCAAATTCCTGGGCTTCGAGCAGATTTTCAAAAACAGTCTCACGACGCTTCCGATGGGCGGCGGTAAGGGCGGCTCCGACTTCGATCCGAAATTCAAGTCGAAGAATGAAATCATGCGCTTCTGTCAGAGCTATATGAGCGAGTTGTTCCGCCATATCGGTCCCAATACCGACGTGCCCGCGGGCGACATCGGCGTCGGCGGCCAGGAGATCGGCTTCATGTTCGGTCAATACAAAAAGCTTCGCAACTCATTCGACGGCGTGCTCACAGGCAAGGGCCTTACCTGGGGCGGATCGCTGATCCGTCCGGAAGCCACGGGCTTCGGCGTCACCTATTTCGCGCAGGAAATGCTCAAGACCAAGGGACAGAGCTTCGAGGGCAAGACGGTCGCTCTTTCCGGCTTCGGCAACGTGGCATGGGGCGCGGCGATCAAAGTCACCGAACTCGGCGGTAAGGTTGTGACCCTCTCCGGTCCCGACGGCTACGTGTTCGATCCGGCAGGGATCTCGGGCGAAAAGATCGAGTACATGCTCGAGCTGCGCGCAAGCAATCAGGACATCGTCGAACCCTACGCCGAGCGCTTCGGTTGCGAATTCGTGGCCGGCAAACGCCCGTGGGAAGTGAAGTGCGACGTCGCGCTGCCCTGTGCCACACAGAACGAGCTCGACGGCAAGGACGCCCAGACGTTGCTGGACAACGGCTGCATCTGCGTGTGCGAAGGCGCGAATATGCCCTCCACTCCCGAAGCGATGAAATTATTCATCGACCACAAGATTCTCTACGGACCCGCCAAGGCCGCGAACGCCGGCGGTGTTGCGACATCAGGCCTCGAAATGACGCAGAACTCCATTCGAATGAGCTGGTCGCGCGAGGAAGTGGATACGCATCTGCACCGCATCATGACGAATATCCACCAATCCTGCCTCGACGCCGCAAGCAATTACGGCGCTCCCGGTAACTACGTCGCCGGCGCCAATATCGCTGGCTTCGTCAAAGTCGCCGACGCGATGATGGCACAAGGCATCGTATAA
- a CDS encoding NUDIX hydrolase has translation MDSTATPHATPFADGEVRNSGPNRSDTLSELQWNTLESSTEFACRIFTIERHQRSNRHRRGDFYVLTADAWCNIIPITVAGEVVMVEQFRHGTQDITLEIPGGIVDPEDESTLAAARREMLEECGYDSTHIEPLGFVHPNPAILNNTCHSFVAYDAWPAAAQRPDDLEELRIRHVPLTAVPSLILNGSISHALVVSAFAQLFLQRSDLVMPSMSHKPGIA, from the coding sequence ATGGACAGTACCGCCACACCACATGCAACGCCGTTCGCAGATGGAGAAGTCCGGAATTCCGGGCCCAACCGGAGCGATACCCTGTCGGAACTGCAGTGGAACACCCTCGAATCCTCAACGGAATTCGCGTGCCGCATTTTTACTATCGAACGGCATCAGCGGAGCAACAGGCATCGCCGTGGCGATTTCTACGTCCTCACCGCGGACGCGTGGTGCAACATTATTCCCATCACCGTCGCGGGTGAGGTCGTGATGGTGGAGCAGTTTCGCCACGGGACGCAGGACATCACACTCGAAATTCCAGGCGGTATTGTGGATCCGGAGGACGAGAGCACACTGGCAGCCGCCAGACGCGAGATGCTCGAGGAATGCGGGTATGATTCAACCCATATTGAGCCGTTGGGCTTTGTGCATCCGAATCCGGCAATACTCAACAATACCTGCCATTCCTTCGTGGCGTATGACGCCTGGCCCGCCGCCGCCCAGCGCCCCGATGATCTTGAGGAACTGCGCATCCGCCACGTGCCCCTCACGGCCGTACCCTCTTTGATTCTGAATGGATCGATCTCTCACGCTCTGGTCGTGTCCGCCTTCGCACAGCTTTTTCTGCAGCGTTCTGATCTTGTGATGCCATCAATGTCCCACAAGCCAGGAATTGCATGA
- a CDS encoding metal-dependent hydrolase yields the protein MLSLTYFSHSSFMLDDGSHKVLIDPFLTGNPTSPVAADEVHADFIVLTHGHGDHLGDGLALAKRCDAMIIAVNELANYVASHGARAHNMHIGGARIFPFGRVKFTIAHHGSSSPEGMYMGEPAGVLISMGGKTVYHTGDTGLFLDMKLIGERNSIDCMLAPIGDNFTMGVEDAVAAVEFVRPGLAIPMHYNTFPVIEADPEAFQTGVHAAGLHARVMQYGETIEL from the coding sequence ATGCTCTCACTCACCTACTTCAGCCATTCATCATTCATGCTCGATGACGGCTCGCACAAAGTGCTGATCGATCCCTTCCTCACCGGTAATCCAACCTCCCCCGTCGCAGCGGACGAGGTCCATGCGGATTTCATCGTACTCACACACGGTCACGGCGATCATCTCGGCGACGGTCTGGCGCTCGCGAAACGCTGCGATGCAATGATCATCGCCGTCAACGAACTCGCGAATTATGTGGCGTCGCACGGCGCCAGAGCGCACAATATGCACATCGGCGGCGCGCGGATCTTCCCTTTTGGCCGCGTCAAGTTCACGATCGCCCACCATGGCTCATCATCGCCTGAGGGTATGTACATGGGTGAGCCCGCCGGGGTGCTCATTTCCATGGGCGGTAAAACCGTCTACCATACCGGCGACACGGGTCTTTTCCTCGACATGAAGCTCATTGGCGAGCGCAACAGTATCGACTGCATGCTGGCTCCCATCGGAGATAATTTCACCATGGGGGTGGAAGATGCGGTGGCCGCGGTGGAATTCGTCCGCCCCGGACTCGCCATCCCGATGCACTACAATACGTTTCCAGTGATAGAAGCCGATCCGGAAGCGTTCCAAACAGGCGTACACGCAGCCGGTCTGCATGCCCGCGTGATGCAGTACGGAGAGACGATAGAGCTCTGA
- a CDS encoding T9SS type A sorting domain-containing protein, producing MKKLFLFAVLTTLVGLAEAQQTTVRAPENTSVLQGDETQRALPSLFQPRPTGRENTAPTNRVIVDQLTTQLLQRSSLFEVGKMANIYGMMAETQSQITYDPRNNRVAVIFRGNDRASVGESDGNTLYIRYSDDGGQSWSAIGDNVSSTNQPRYPTISCVPKSDGSTTFASLWGQISQNGDGTLAWRVHGVSNQRNNMNPLYAQFPAPPPSWDLPYTSVLDQSTGDLYTMALAVDPANGASTGEFYFFKSTDGGASWAADLSTPCWSADIVPDGFFASQLRFDISPDGSTFVVAFQLAFEYEPDQALQVDDRHEIAWRVSTDKGRTWGDLQRIKPSEIPNTPQPLNADCKMSVDFDMIVSKENKPHFLTILSSDFNPFGLDRPTDTTIALNSGDSTFACEVVEMEQGWRIIPIGPARRIRINRVAFTSASSSAEPYRIHCEPKWARTWAGDKLFAKWISPFYSWRVSVVAGTPTLFQDTLAQVYVNGRHVDSRGIHPYHHPWNFADASANTLEMDSVMRYTGDFLSLFEEDATFGAKFTKIAKYASVDGQCFVLTPEFGVGERRDDDAVFSDQTVWFVQNLRVPVILDVELLDPTPGSFHLAQNYPNPFNPSTKIHFTLSSAGQTTLRVFNLLGQQVATLVDAQLTAGTHTVNFDTRSLPGGVYIYRLESGNRSMAQKMMLSK from the coding sequence ATGAAGAAACTGTTCCTGTTTGCCGTTCTGACAACACTCGTCGGTCTGGCGGAGGCGCAGCAGACTACCGTCCGCGCGCCGGAAAACACTTCTGTTCTGCAGGGTGATGAAACGCAGCGTGCCCTCCCGTCGCTCTTTCAGCCAAGGCCAACGGGCCGGGAAAACACAGCTCCGACCAATCGTGTCATCGTGGACCAACTCACGACACAGCTGCTTCAGCGCAGCAGTCTGTTCGAAGTTGGTAAAATGGCAAATATTTATGGAATGATGGCCGAAACGCAAAGTCAGATCACCTACGATCCGCGGAATAATCGCGTTGCGGTCATCTTTCGCGGAAATGATCGCGCCTCCGTCGGTGAATCCGATGGCAATACGCTGTACATCAGATATTCCGATGACGGCGGACAGAGCTGGAGCGCCATCGGAGATAATGTGTCCAGCACGAACCAGCCGAGGTATCCGACGATATCCTGTGTGCCCAAAAGCGATGGAAGTACAACGTTCGCCTCTCTTTGGGGACAGATCAGTCAAAATGGTGACGGGACTCTCGCATGGCGCGTGCACGGGGTCTCAAATCAGCGCAACAACATGAATCCGTTGTATGCGCAGTTCCCGGCTCCTCCCCCGAGCTGGGACCTGCCGTACACGTCGGTGCTCGATCAGTCCACCGGCGATCTGTACACGATGGCTCTCGCGGTAGATCCCGCAAACGGAGCCAGCACGGGAGAGTTCTACTTCTTCAAATCGACCGACGGAGGTGCATCATGGGCCGCTGATCTCAGCACACCGTGTTGGTCCGCCGACATCGTCCCGGACGGTTTTTTCGCTTCTCAGCTTCGCTTCGACATCTCGCCTGACGGAAGTACGTTCGTTGTCGCCTTTCAGCTCGCCTTCGAATACGAACCGGACCAGGCGTTGCAGGTCGACGACAGACATGAAATCGCCTGGCGCGTGTCGACCGATAAGGGACGCACCTGGGGAGATCTGCAACGGATCAAGCCATCTGAAATCCCGAATACGCCGCAACCGCTGAACGCAGACTGTAAAATGTCTGTGGATTTTGACATGATCGTCAGCAAGGAGAACAAACCGCACTTCCTCACCATACTCTCGTCGGATTTCAATCCCTTCGGCCTGGATCGGCCGACGGACACCACGATCGCGCTCAACAGCGGGGACAGTACGTTTGCTTGCGAAGTCGTGGAAATGGAACAGGGCTGGCGTATTATCCCTATCGGACCCGCGCGGAGGATACGCATCAACCGGGTTGCCTTCACATCCGCATCCAGTAGCGCTGAGCCCTACCGGATTCATTGCGAACCCAAATGGGCGCGGACCTGGGCTGGGGACAAGCTCTTCGCAAAGTGGATTTCCCCGTTCTACTCCTGGCGCGTAAGTGTCGTCGCCGGTACACCAACGCTGTTTCAGGATACTCTCGCCCAGGTGTATGTGAACGGGCGCCACGTGGACAGTCGCGGTATACACCCCTATCACCATCCCTGGAACTTCGCCGATGCAAGCGCGAATACTCTCGAAATGGACAGCGTCATGCGCTATACCGGTGATTTTCTCAGTCTCTTTGAAGAGGATGCCACCTTCGGTGCGAAGTTCACAAAAATTGCGAAATACGCCAGCGTCGACGGTCAGTGCTTTGTGTTAACCCCGGAATTTGGAGTCGGCGAGCGGAGGGATGACGACGCCGTATTTTCGGATCAAACTGTCTGGTTTGTTCAAAATCTCCGGGTCCCCGTCATTCTTGATGTCGAGTTGCTCGATCCCACCCCCGGCAGTTTTCATCTCGCGCAGAACTATCCGAATCCGTTCAATCCGTCCACGAAAATCCACTTCACGCTTTCGTCCGCCGGGCAGACCACGCTTCGCGTGTTCAACCTGCTCGGTCAGCAGGTCGCCACACTGGTGGATGCACAGTTGACGGCCGGCACACATACGGTGAACTTCGACACTCGTTCACTCCCCGGCGGCGTGTACATCTACCGTCTCGAGAGCGGGAACAGGAGCATGGCGCAGAAAATGATGCTCAGCAAATAA
- a CDS encoding T9SS type A sorting domain-containing protein, translated as MKKLFLLALLTSLVGLAQAQQTTVRAPERVQPQLLQSESVEGPSIFREFLPAAENLLPRAAKKSTSLKKTAFRTNLYEIGKMANIYGMMGDTRQQIAFDPKSNRVAVIFRGNDRGTSDGNTLFIRYSSDGGATWADKGDNIANTTQPRYPNLALVPENDGSTSVAAYWAQTTQYNDGNSGFGAVGSMKAGFGNSNPLYSPFPTPPLWSIPWEPVMNQQTGDLYSIALALDPANGASTGELYLLKSTDRGASWTADLSSPVYTEDLIPSGYFDSNLRLDISPDGSTMIMAFSLIIESEPGRAFLVDANHEVAWRVSTNMGQTWGDLQRVKPSAIQNKPQPFDFQCNMSWDFDMTIGKDNKPHFLTVLSADVNPFGLDRPTDSTIALNSTDSTFVCEITEMDGQGWRILPIGPARRLRIDRISFTAASTTSTPYVIRNEPKWARTWNGDKIFAKWISPYLTWRIGVVAGQPTLFPDTLAQVYVNGRHVDSRTIGNPYMHKWDFVEPDNNTYDMDSTMRFSGDLLGLFEEDGAFGAKFTKVAKYASDNGDVFVISPEFGVGERRDDDALFSDQTIWFLQGAQIPNIMVDVEQLDATPGSFSLEQNYPNPFNPSTQINFTIPTAAQTTLRVFNVLGQQVATLVDAQLTAGTHTVSFDARSLPSGVYMYRLESGNLSMSQKMMLSK; from the coding sequence ATGAAGAAACTGTTTCTGCTTGCCCTTCTGACCTCTCTTGTCGGACTGGCACAGGCGCAGCAGACCACCGTCCGTGCGCCGGAGCGCGTGCAGCCGCAGCTGCTGCAGAGCGAATCGGTTGAAGGTCCTTCCATTTTCCGTGAGTTCCTCCCCGCCGCGGAGAACCTCCTTCCCCGCGCCGCGAAGAAAAGCACGAGCCTGAAGAAAACCGCATTCAGGACCAATCTCTATGAAATCGGCAAGATGGCCAATATCTACGGCATGATGGGCGATACCCGTCAGCAGATCGCCTTCGACCCGAAGAGCAACCGCGTTGCGGTGATTTTCCGTGGCAATGACCGCGGTACCAGCGACGGTAACACCCTGTTCATCCGTTACTCCTCTGATGGCGGCGCGACCTGGGCAGACAAGGGCGACAACATCGCGAATACCACACAGCCGCGCTACCCGAACCTCGCACTCGTTCCCGAGAACGACGGCAGCACCTCGGTTGCGGCGTACTGGGCGCAAACGACGCAATATAACGACGGTAACTCGGGCTTCGGCGCCGTCGGTAGCATGAAAGCCGGCTTCGGCAACAGCAATCCGCTGTATTCGCCCTTCCCCACTCCTCCCCTCTGGTCGATTCCCTGGGAACCGGTGATGAATCAGCAGACCGGTGATCTGTACTCGATCGCCCTCGCCCTCGATCCCGCCAACGGCGCCAGCACCGGCGAACTGTATCTGCTCAAGTCCACCGACCGCGGCGCCAGCTGGACTGCCGACCTGTCGAGCCCGGTGTACACCGAGGACCTCATCCCGAGCGGGTATTTCGATTCCAACCTCCGTCTGGACATCTCTCCCGATGGCAGCACGATGATCATGGCGTTCTCGCTCATCATCGAGAGCGAACCCGGCCGCGCATTCCTCGTTGATGCCAATCACGAAGTCGCCTGGCGTGTTTCCACCAACATGGGTCAAACCTGGGGTGACTTGCAGCGCGTGAAGCCTTCCGCGATTCAGAACAAGCCGCAGCCCTTCGACTTCCAGTGCAATATGTCCTGGGACTTCGACATGACTATCGGCAAGGACAACAAGCCGCACTTCCTCACCGTCCTGTCCGCGGACGTGAATCCCTTCGGTCTCGACCGCCCGACGGATTCGACCATCGCCCTGAACAGCACGGACAGCACTTTTGTGTGCGAAATCACCGAAATGGATGGCCAGGGATGGCGCATCCTTCCGATCGGTCCCGCGCGCCGTCTGCGTATCGACCGAATCTCCTTTACCGCCGCTTCCACGACATCCACGCCGTACGTGATCCGCAACGAGCCGAAATGGGCGCGCACCTGGAACGGCGACAAGATTTTCGCGAAGTGGATCTCCCCGTATCTGACCTGGCGCATCGGCGTTGTGGCCGGCCAGCCGACGTTGTTCCCCGATACTCTGGCGCAGGTGTATGTCAACGGCCGCCACGTGGACAGCAGAACGATCGGCAATCCCTATATGCACAAGTGGGATTTCGTGGAACCCGACAACAACACCTACGACATGGACAGCACCATGCGTTTCTCGGGTGATCTCCTCGGCCTCTTCGAGGAAGACGGTGCCTTCGGTGCCAAGTTCACCAAGGTCGCGAAATACGCCAGCGATAATGGCGATGTGTTCGTCATCTCGCCGGAATTCGGTGTCGGCGAACGCCGCGACGACGATGCTCTGTTCTCCGATCAGACCATCTGGTTCCTGCAGGGCGCGCAAATCCCCAATATCATGGTGGATGTCGAACAGCTCGATGCCACTCCCGGCAGCTTCAGTCTCGAGCAGAACTATCCGAATCCGTTCAATCCGTCCACGCAAATCAACTTCACGATTCCGACGGCCGCACAGACCACATTGCGCGTGTTCAACGTGCTCGGTCAGCAGGTCGCCACACTCGTGGATGCGCAGCTGACGGCTGGTACGCATACGGTGAGCTTCGACGCCCGCTCGCTCCCCAGCGGCGTGTACATGTACCGCCTCGAGAGCGGGAATTTGAGCATGTCCCAGAAGATGATGCTCAGCAAGTAA